Proteins encoded in a region of the Prunus persica cultivar Lovell chromosome G4, Prunus_persica_NCBIv2, whole genome shotgun sequence genome:
- the LOC18778669 gene encoding protein CHUP1, chloroplastic: MREENPSESRARSIKFSDQNQIPKCQNVKGNSNASKLRSASSWGSHIVKGLAGDKKTKVQPIVTNKKPPLMGSDMANQKNSFVPSHPRVKRSLIGDLSCSVNGNQVHPQMHPTHRRQSSRDLFIELDHLRNLLRESKEREFQLQAELSECKRNPKVLDLERELEVKRIELDGLARKVELLEEEKTSLSEQLSALTSILDRNEGVTLKKEEQESSVASASGSVEMEVVELRRLNKELQLQKRNLACKLSSVTSQLASLAKASESDIVEKIKAEASALRHTNEDLCKQVEGLQMSRLNEVEELAYLRWVNSCLRNELQNSNSCSTTNSDKPLSPGSFERSSKSAGALPSRSSEYLEYGSVKRLNLIKKLKKWPIADEDLPNLECPDGLLDKSWVDSEEGRSPRRRHSISGSKCCAEELVQSNKRRQSDGFMCAQEMEKDTEPVASENFDLFFGNCHEINKIPASLDVEKRALRIPNPPPRPSCSISRGTKVDGSAQVPPPPPPPPPPPPPKFAMKTSTTGMVQRAPQVVEFYHSLMKRDSRKDSSNGGVCDGPDVANVRSSMIGEIENRSSHLLAIKADVETQGEFVNSLIREVNNAVYQNIDDVVAFVKWLDDELCFLVDERAVLKHFDWPEKKADTLREAAFGYRDLKKLESEVSSYKEDIRLPCDIALKKMVALSEKMERTVYNLLRTREPLMRHCKEFQIPTDWMLDNGILSKIKFGSVKLAKMYMKRVAMELQSKAAAEKDPAMDYMLLQGVRFAFRIHQFAGGFDADTMHAFEELRYLAHLLNKK; encoded by the exons ATGAGAGAAGAGAACCCATCAGAAAGCAGAGCAAGATCGATCAAGTTTTCTGACCAAAATCAGATACCAAAGTGCCAGAATGTGAAGGGCAATAGCAACGCTTCAAAGTTAAGGTCTGCTTCTTCATGGGGTTCTCATATTGTGAAAGGGCTTGCAGGAGACAAGAAGACCAAGGTTCAACCCATAGTGACAAACAAGAAACCGCCGCTAATGGGCTCTGATATGGCGAACCAGAAGAATTCATTTGTGCCTTCTCATCCACGCGTCAAGCGTTCGCTCATTGGAGACTTGTCATGCTCAGTCAATGGTAATCAAGTTCATCCTCAAATGCATCCCACCCATCGGAGACAGTCCTCTAGGGACTTATTTATTGAGCTTGATCATTTGAGAAACTTACTTCGAGAATCTAAGGAAAGAGAGTTCCAGTTGCAAGCTGAGTTATCGGAGTGTAAGCGAAACCCGAAAGTTTTAGACCTTGAGAGGGAGCTTGAGGTGAAAAGGATTGAGCTTGATGGTCTAGCTCGAAAAGTTGAGTtgctggaagaagaaaaaactagCCTCTCTGAGCAATTATCGGCATTAACATCGATTTTGGACAGGAATGAAGGAGTGacattgaaaaaagaagaacaagaaagtTCAGTGGCATCAGCATCAGGGAGTGTGGAAATGGAGGTTGTGGAGTTGAGGCGCCTGAACAAGGAGCTACAGCTTCAGAAGAGAAATCTTGCTTGCAAGCTTTCGTCTGTGACATCCCAGTTGGCTTCTCTAGCAAAGGCTTCTGAG AGTGACATTGTTGAGAAGATCAAAGCTGAGGCATCTGCGCTAAGACATACAAATGAAGATTTGTGTAAACAAGTTGAAGGTTTACAAATGAGCAGGTTGAATGAGGTTGAGGAGCTAGCCTACCTGAGGTGGGTGAATTCGTGTTTACGAAATGAGTTGCAGAACTCCAATTCATGCTCCACAACAAATTCTGATAAGCCATTAAGCCCCGGTTCGTTTGAGAGGAGTAGTAAATCTGCTGGAGCATTGCCATCTAGAAGCAGCGAGTACTTAGAATACGGTAGTGTAAAGAGATTGAATCTAATAAAAAAGCTAAAGAAATGGCCTATTGCTGATGAGGACCTGCCCAACCTAGAATGCCCAGATGGTCTCTTGGATAAAAGTTGGGTTGATTCAGAGGAAGGTAGAAGTCCTAGAAGAAGACACTCAATAAGTGGATCTAAATGCTGTGCAGAAGAGTTGGTGCAGAGTAATAAGAGAAGGCAATCTGATGGTTTTATGTGTGCTCAAGAAATGGAGAAGGATACAGAGCCAGTAGcttctgaaaattttgatttattctTTGGAAATTGTcatgaaattaacaaaattccAGCTTCATTAGATGTGGAGAAAAGGGCCTTGAGAATTCCAAATCCCCCTCCAAGGCCTTCATGTTCCATTTCTCGTGGAACCAAAGTGGATGGTTCTGCCCAAGTTCCACCGCCACCGCCTCCACCACCCCCGCCACCTCCTCCCAAGTTTGCAATGAAGACTAGTACCACAGGAATGGTACAAAGAGCCCCACAAGTAGTTGAGTTTTATCATTCACTCATGAAGAGAGATTCTAGGAAGGATTCTTCAAATGGAGGAGTTTGTGATGGCCCAGATGTTGCAAATGTTCGTAGTAGCATGATTGGAGAAATTGAGAACCGATCATCACATTTGCTTGCT ATAAAGGCAGATGTTGAGACTCAAGGAGAATTTGTGAATTCGTTGATCAGAGAGGTGAACAACGCAGTTTATCAAAACATTGACGATGTTGTGGCCTTTGTGAAGTGGCTCGATGACGAACTTTGCTTTCTT GTGGATGAGAGGGCAGTCCTAAAGCATTTTGATTGGCCAGAAAAGAAAGCCGACACACTACGAGAAGCAGCATTCGGTTATAGAGATCTCAAGAAATTGGAGTCTGAAGTGTCTTCATACAAGGAAGATATAAGACTGCCTTGTGATATTGCCCTAAAGAAAATGGTCGCATTGTCTGAGAA GATGGAGCGTACTGTTTATAACCTTCTCCGGACAAGGGAGCCCTTGATGCGTCATTGCAAGGAGTTTCAGATACCCACAGATTGGATGCTTGACAATGGAATTTTAAGCAAG ATAAAGTTTGGCTCAGTCAAGTTGGCAAAGATGTACATGAAGAGGGTGGCCATGGAACTTCAGTCAAAGGCGGCAGCGGAGAAAGATCCTGCTATGGATTACATGCTGCTTCAGGGAGTGAGATTTGCTTTCAGAATTCATCAG TTTGCAGGGGGATTCGACGCAGACACGATGCATGCGTTCGAGGAACTTCGTTACCTTGCTCATCTTCTTAACAAAAAGTAA
- the LOC18780682 gene encoding protein G1-like1, translating to MSAAAAAAAAAAVCRSSSTTSSSSGADNYHHHQQQQHRPLVTPSLTAAQPVLSRYESQKRRDWITFGQYLKNHKPPLTLSRCSGAHVLEFLRYLDQFGKTKVHADVCPFYGHPHPPAPCPCPLRQAWGSLDALIGRLRAAFEENGGQPETNPFGARAVRLYLREVRDSQAKARGIAYEKKKRKKVGASQQQQQQQQQQQQQQDEPGEEQQGQHGNFGSSGYGYGVLGGGSDGSSNRVVLVGAASSTAARGSMIPLSALN from the coding sequence ATGTCAGCAGCAGCCGCCGCCGCCGCTGCAGCTGCAGTCTGCCGCTCCAGCTCGACCACCAGCAGCTCCAGCGGCGCCGAcaactaccaccaccaccaacaacaacaacaccgACCGTTAGTCACGCCGTCACTAACGGCAGCGCAGCCGGTGCTGAGCAGGTACGAGTCGCAGAAGCGGCGTGACTGGATCACGTTCGGGCAGTATCTCAAGAACCACAAGCCGCCGCTGACGCTGTCGCGGTGCAGCGGGGCCCACGTGCTGGAGTTCCTCCGGTACCTAGACCAGTTCGGGAAGACCAAGGTCCACGCGGACGTTTGTCCGTTCTACGGGCACCCCCACCCTCCCGCGCCCTGCCCCTGCCCGCTGCGCCAGGCGTGGGGCAGCCTCGACGCGCTCATTGGCCGGCTGCGGGCAGCGTTCGAGGAGAACGGCGGACAGCCCGAGACCAACCCGTTTGGAGCGCGGGCGGTGAGGTTGTATCTGAGGGAGGTGAGGGACAGCCAGGCCAAGGCCAGGGGTATTGcctatgagaagaagaagaggaagaaagtaGGGGCATCgcaacaacaacagcagcaacagcaacagcaacagcagcagcaggatGAGCCGGGGGAGGAGCAGCAGGGGCAACATGGTAATTTCGGTTCATCAGGTTATGGCTATGGTGTTCTCGGTGGGGGAAGTGATGGGTCATCAAATAGGGTTGTGCTTGTTGGGGCTGCTTCTTCCACTGCTGCTAGGGGCTCTATGATCCCTTTGTCAGCGCTAAACTAA
- the LOC18778615 gene encoding serine/threonine-protein kinase tricorner has translation MDSARSWLQKFQPRAKKKGAESARDEQEKSASVDEAPSDVTKQKVEAAKQYIENHYKSQMKCLQDRKERRWMLERRLADADVSQEDQMNVLKYLEQKETEYMHLQRHKMGVDDFQLLTIIGRGAFGEVRICREKSTGHVYAMKKLKKSEMLRRGQVEHVKAERNLLAEVDSAYIVKLYCSFQDDEFLYLIMEYLPGGDMMTLLMRKDILTEDEAKFYVGETVLAIESIHKHNYIHRDIKPDNLLLDRYGHMKLSDFGLCKPLGSNSFPDLSENENAGGRNSKSPSESHKHSNLPTTPKRTQQEQLLHWQKNRRMLAYSTVGTPDYIAPEVLLKKGYGMECDWWSLGAIMYEMLVGFPPFYSEEPMSTCRKIVNWRTHLKFPEEAKLSPEAKDLICKLLCNVEQRLGTQGAHEIKAHPWFKGLQWDRLYQMEAAFLPEVNNELDTQNFEKFDELGTPAETSSKSGPWRKMLSSMDTNFVGYTYKNFEIVDEHHMPGIAELKKKNKPPKRPSIKSLFDTPDPPDPSVQGNSPHRLPNQLGASEGSQPSRQSARPPQHQHKPPRR, from the exons ATGGATTCTGCACGGAGTTGGCTTCAGAAGTTCCAGCCCAGAGCGAAGAAGAAGGGAGCGGAGAGTGCAAGAGACGAGCAGGAGAAGTCTGCTTCTGTCGATGAGGCGCCTTCCGACGTGACCAAACAGAAGGTCGAGGCAGCCAAACAGTACATTGAGAACCATTACAAGTCTCAAATGAAGTGCTTGCAGGACAGGAAAGAGAG GCGTTGGATGCTGGAAAGGCGGCTCGCCGATGCCGATGTTTCGCAGGAGGATCAGATGAATGTTCTGAAGTATTTGGAGCAGAAGGAGACGGAGTATATGCACCTTCAGAGACATAAAATGGGGGTTGATGACTTTCAGCTTTTGACAATTATAGGAAGGGGGGCATTTGGAGAG GTGAGAATTTGCAGAGAGAAATCTACTGGCCATGTGTATGCCATGAAAAAGCTCAAGAAATCGGAGATGCTCCGAAGAGGCCAG GTGGAACATGTTAAAGCTGAAAGAAATCTTCTTGCTGAGGTCGATAGTGCTTACATCGTTAAGCTCTACTGCTCCTTTCAAGATGATGAGTTTTTGTATCTTATAATGGAATATCTTCCTGGAGGTGATATGATGACATTGCTAATGCGCAAAGATATCTTGACTGAAGATGAAGCCAAGTTTTATGTTGGAGAGACAGTCCTTGCCATTGAGTCTATTCACAAGCACAACTACATCCACAG GGATATTAAGCCTGATAATTTACTGCTCGACCGTTATGGCCACATGAAGCTTTCAGATTTTGGGTTGTGTAAGCCTTTGGGCAGTAATAGCTTTCCAGATCTTAGTGAGAATGAAAATGCAGGTGGAAGAAATTCGAAATCCCCCTCTGAGAGTCATAAGCATTCTAATCTTCCTACAACACCAAAACGAACCCAGCAGGAACAGTTATTGCACTGGCAAAAGAACAGGCGAATGTTG GCTTACTCAACAGTTGGAACTCCAGACTACATTGCTCCGGAAGTATTGCTGAAGAAAGGATATGGAATGGAATGCGACTG GTGGTCTCTTGGTGCAATCATGTATGAGATGCTTGTGGGATTTCCACCTTTTTATTCCGAAGAACCGATGTCAACATGCAGAAAG ATTGTTAACTGGAGAACTCATCTGAAATTCCCAGAGGAAGCAAAGCTCTCTCCTGAGGCTAAGGATCTCATTTGCAAGCTCCTCTGCAATGTTGAGCAGAGGCTTGGGACGCAAGGAGCTCATGAAATAAAA GCACACCCGTGGTTTAAAGGGTTACAATGGGATAGATTATATCAGATGGAAGCTGCTTTTCTACCAGAGGTTAACAATGAATTAGATACTCAAAACTTTGAGAAGTTTGATGAG TTGGGGACTCCAGCAGAGACTTCATCAAAATCTGGTCCATGGAGAAAG ATGCTTTCTTCCATGGATACGAATTTTGTCGGTTATACCTAcaagaattttgaaattgtggATGAGCATCACATGCCTGGTATTG ctgaattgaagaaaaagaacaagccGCCAAAGCGACCATCTATTAAGTCATTGTTTG ACACACCTGATCCTCCAGACCCATCAGTTCAAGGAAACTCTCCCCACCGTTTGCCCAACCAGTTGGGTGCCTCAGAAGGCTCTCAGCCGTCACGGCAATCTGCTAGACCCCCACAACATCAACACAAACCTCCACGAAGATAA